A single Pseudomonas brassicacearum DNA region contains:
- a CDS encoding OmpH family outer membrane protein, with protein sequence MRKLTQLVLLATLLVAGPAFADMKIAVLNYQMALLESDAAKKYAVDAEKKFGPQLTKLKGLESSAKGIQDRLVAGGDKMAQGERERLELEFKQKARDFQFQSKELNEAKAVADREMLKQLKPKLDRAVEEVIKKGGFDLVFERGAVIDVKPQYDITRQVIERMNQLK encoded by the coding sequence GTGCGTAAGTTGACTCAATTGGTTCTCCTGGCGACCTTACTGGTCGCAGGTCCGGCTTTTGCCGACATGAAGATCGCCGTGCTGAATTATCAGATGGCCCTGCTGGAATCCGACGCGGCGAAGAAATATGCCGTGGATGCGGAGAAGAAATTCGGCCCGCAACTGACCAAGCTCAAGGGCCTGGAAAGCAGCGCCAAGGGCATTCAGGATCGTCTGGTAGCCGGTGGCGACAAGATGGCCCAGGGTGAGCGCGAGCGTCTGGAGCTTGAATTCAAGCAAAAGGCCCGTGACTTCCAGTTCCAGTCCAAGGAGCTGAACGAAGCGAAAGCTGTTGCCGACCGCGAGATGCTCAAGCAACTCAAGCCTAAACTCGACCGAGCCGTGGAAGAAGTCATCAAGAAAGGTGGTTTTGACCTGGTGTTCGAGCGTGGCGCTGTGATCGATGTCAAGCCTCAATACGACATCACGCGCCAGGTGATCGAGCGCATGAATCAGCTGAAGTAA